The DNA segment CGCATTGCATGTGTGTTCACTGTTCCCCAATAATGTGAAGAGCAAGTAACAGGTGCACTTTCAGGGCTATTTTAACCCCGAAAGCTTTGCCAATGAGAATCATGGGAGTTTTAAATCCTCTAGGTAGAATTGGCTCACAAGACTCCTCCTATAATCAGTCAATTTGACCTTTTtaattgttgggtttttttccatCGTATTTTTATTGACTAGTttactaatattttgactttattctcataaaattattacataaaaaagtactttttgcaTGGTTAGTGAAAGTGGTTTGATCATCGTTCTATTAGCCATTGTTGACAGACTCTAATCTGGCATCCCTTCTCTGTTTCCCACACAAGGAGCCAGAGTTAATGCCAAAGATAGCAAGTGGTTGACTCCTCTTCACCGTGCTGTGGCCTCGTGCAGTGAGGTAACAAAGTCCCCTCTCACAATTGGGTCATTTGAGACCTAGCCGAGCTTAGACTTGACTTATCTGTAACGGCTTTGTCGATGACAGTGATTATTATCCTCAAGTGAGTGATGGGctggaaaaaaagagacaatGCAGGGTAGTGGAGCAGCACTACCTGGTCTATTGACATGGGGGTGTATATGATACAATAAAGTGAAAGATTGGGCAACTTGAGATAAATGGACAAATCCGCAGTGTGTTGTGTTGCATGCACTTTCTTTCTGCACAACATGGCCCCACTTCTGTTTCTGTCGGGCTATGAAACATCCTCTCTTCCTCGTTATCCTTGTGTGTGCAGGATGCAGTCGCGGTGCTGCTGAAGCACAGTGCCGACGTCAACGCCAGGGACAAGAACTGGCAGACGCCACTCCACGTAGCGGCGAGCAACAAGGCGGTACGCTGCGCCGAAGCCTTAGTTCCGCTGCTCAGCAATGTCAACGTGTCTGACCGGGCAGGACGCACTGCTCTGCACCACGCTGCCTTCAGTGGACACACAGAGGTTAGCGTCTCTCCGCTATGTGTGCATATGTGGACAATGAGTGGATATTGACTTTTACTACGGTGTTACAGATGGTGAAGTTGCTGCTCTCCAGAGGAGCTAATATTAATGCATTTGATAAGAAGGACAGGAGGGCCATTCACTGGGCAGCCTTCATGGGTAAGGCAACCACCGGGATCTGGTTTTTACCCGTTTCTACTGTCACTACACAATTTACGTTAAAATTAAAGTCACAACTGGGCTTTCAATGTTGAACACAGACCTATTCCaacattttgaataaataattcacACGTTTAACCTGTGTCCGATCATCTCATCTCCTGTTCTTCCTCTGTTGCAGGGCATTTGGAGGTAGTTAAATTGTTGGTGAGCAGTGGAGCAGAGGTGGACTGTAAGGACAAGAAGGCCTATACACCTCTCCATGCGGCTGCCTCCAGTGGGATGAGTAGCACCGTACACTACCTGCTAGGCCTGGGGGTCCAGGTCAGCATTGTGCACCAAGTGACGATAACGATACTTAATAAGATATCATAACATGTAAAATGCAATGTTTCTCTGCTCAGGTGAATGAGGTGAACGCCTACGGAAACACAGCGCTCCATTTGGCGTGTTACAATGGACAGGACGTGGTGGTCAGTGAACTCATCAAGGCGGGCGCCTGCGTcaaccaggtgtgtgtgtgtgtgtgaatgtctgTATTTAAACTAAAACCAATTGTGCTTAATTATGATTTGTTACTTTCCCGTAGGTGAATGAGCGGGGGTTTTCTGCACTCCACTTTGCCTCATCATCACGCCAGGGGGAGCTGTGCCAAAAGCTACTGTTGGCCCATGGAGCACACATCAACATGCGGGTGTGTTCATCTCAGACGTACTGAAAAGTCATTAAAACTCAGGTTTTACCTATTAAGGAAGtgttacatacacacacatctatGTCCTCCATCTATGACAGTATGTGtgtctacagtaaacctcggatatatcggactcggatatatcggaaattcgctcacaacagacagataaaaaagaaccaatttttctgtaatgcatttccaataaaaattcattgcatatatcggattttttataacggatttcgcctatttcggacaaaatctccagtcccgttccaatgtatttccattaaatttcactcgcatatatcggatggccgcatcgtggcaggccgctatacgacgtcatttgcagcgttgcctgcgcgtccaggtacattggaaacatagtcaaggaagtgcctttttataacggatacaatccgatttacgcatataccggatataaatccgatatatgcgtaaaacagacattttccggtatacgcatataacggatttcacttatatcggacaaaaccagtgggaacaattgaatccgatatatccgaggtttactgtacttgcttGTCAGTAGCTACCAGAAAGACACTTGGGTAGCTTTGGTGGAAATTGATATGAGGACAAATAGAGCCTCAAGATGCACAACCATATGGGGCTTGATGGGGGAGGCGAGTGACTCCCTAAGGCTGCAGGCTGCTCATGGAATATGTGTGTGGGTGATATTCACCGGTGGCtccattttttcccataagactGCAGCAGTAAAACACGAGCCAGTTGTTACTGAACTGTTTCAATCTTTTGTATTTAAGTGCGCAAATTTGGTTCTCCATCTGTGCAGAGTAAGGATGGGAAGACTCCCCTCCATATGGCAGCTACTCATGGCAGGTTCTCATGTTCTCAGGCCCTCATTCAGAACGGTAAGCCATAGGTGATTTATAGTGTGTTTTAATGGGAATACCTAGTTcatctgatgtgtgtgtgtgtgtgatgtaggAGCTGAGATTGATTGTATGGACAAGGACAGAAACACTGCCCTTCACATCGCTGCACGCTATGGCCACGAGCTCATCATCACAGCGCTTGTCAAACACAGAGCCAGCATAGCCAAGTCAGTGTTAGATGACTTTTAATTTAGCCATGtatgttaatttaattataGCCTTATTAGAGTgacctaaataaaaataagaaaaaaggtGCACACTGTTACTGTTCTATCCTTCATGCCTTCTGTCTCTCCAGGAGAGGAATTCATGGGATGTTCCCACTGCACTTGGCAGCTCTCACCGGCTTCCCTGATTGCTGCAGGAAGCTGCTGTCCTCAGGTACATTGATGCTGGCACCTTTCTTGTTCCTAGTTGACATTACATTGATTGTGTTTGCACATCTGTCTCAGGATTTGACATCGACACTCCCGATGATTACGGAAGGACTTGTTTGCATGCAGCTGCGGCTGGAGGGTGTGTCCTTATTTGTTCCATTTTACTGGCAGTGTGTATCAGTGTTtgatcaaatgtgttttgttaATCATCAGGAACCTGGAGTGCCTGAATCTGCTGCTAAATTTAGGAGCAGACTTTAACAGTAAAGACAGCCTTGGAAGGTGAGACTgcttgcaataaaaaaaacacataacctAAAGGCCTGAGAAAAGGGAAAGAGAGTAAGAAATCTTCACTTGCAcagcacatactgtaaatgatgtCAACTCTGCCCTGAACAGGAGTCCTCTTCATTATGCATCAGCCAACTGTAATTATGACTGTGTGTTTGCCTTGGTGGGCTCCGGGGCAAGTGTCAATGAGCTGGATCAAAGAGGCTGCGGCCCCCTGCACTACGCTTCTGCAGCTGACACAGATGGAAAGTAAGTTCCAGTCATAAACTAAACCgcatcatacacacacatacaatgtcATATTCATCAGGAAATATGAATTGTGGGATCTATTTTTTGTTTCTGATTGCTGCAGATGTGTGGAGTACCTTTTGAGGAATAATGCTGAGCCCGGAGTGAGAGACCAGGACGGGTACAGTGCTGTTCACTATGCCTCAGCCTACGGCCGCACGCTTTCTCTGGAGCTGGTGTGTATTTTGTCCGTTGTGTTGTGAAACCAGCATGTCAGCAAAATGTGGAAAGTTTTTGATCTGGGGTCAACCTACATtccactttttctttctttcagatGGCAAGTGAAACCCCTCTTGACGTGGTAAGAATACTTTTGAGCTAAAATCTGATCAGGCCACTTTATTGCTAATGTCAGTCTTAATTTGTAGCCTAACACAAAGTGGCATGCATAAATGTGTATGACAGCTAATGGAGACATCAGGGACAGACTTCCCCAGTGACTCTGAGCACCACGGAATGATCAGCCCGCTTCACTTGGCTGTGAGTTCAAAGTTTCTCTTTTGGAGGTTGTGCCGcagtgctcacacacacacaaaaatattgcaaatacTTATGCTCATACGGGTCCTCTGTCCATTATCCAACTATCCAATCAGGCTTACCACGGACACTGTGGAGCTTTAGAAGTCCTCTTGTCCTCCATGCCGGATGTAGACGTCTGTAGCCCGCAAGGCTGCACCCCTCTCAGCCTGGCCAGCTCCAGAGGTCACCAGGAGTGTGTCTCCATGCTGCTACACCGTGGCGCCTCACCCATGACCTGTGactacacacacagaaaaacagCGCTACATTCTGcaggtaaaagaaaaaaaaatcacacaaggGAACATTCTATGTTATAATAGTTTAGAGTTAATATTATAAATGAATATGTCAAATTTGGTTCTGAAATTCTTGAAACCTGTATCAATGAACACCATACAGTAGTAATCTATTGACATAGCCGTGCGAGTTATCGTACTAGTTTAATTTAAGTcagtctggacatgaaataacattggTAACTGCCATTGGTTATGGCTGCAACAGTTGTGTTAGGGGTTATTATGCTTTTTGTGAGATAATTAAAACCTGCAATAATAGCACATGTGCTTCTTGGGGTTCTTactaaacattacagtaacattactgacacctagtgaccagtgtagaatactacatatcatcacaacgtctTTTGCATGCATTTTCAACTGCCTTATAGTTGTAATTTAGTTAATTGTGCATTTTGCTTCATCATGAAGTGATATCAAGTCcccattttgtgtgtgtcataGCTACAAATGGCCACTCAGGGTGCCTGCGTCTCCTCATGAGCAACAACAACCAACACATCAATGTGGACGCACAAGATGTCCACAAGCAGTAAGTGTGTGAAAACTTTATTGAAGGCAGAATTCATCACCATCAGATTCAtacagtgttgtttttgttgaaaaagaACCGCGCTGATGTTGGCTGTGCTGAACGGACACACtgagtgtgtgtatttgctgcTAAGTCATGGAGCCAGCGTCCAAGCTCAGGACCGCTGGGGCAGGACGGCCCTTCACCGAGGGGTGAGATGAATCACGTTAGTGGGCGTATATGATGCCATTCTGTTATGTTATTACGTATATGGCCAAGCTGCTCATGTACCATTTAGACTATGTGATGTCCACACAGGCGGTGACAGGTCAGGAGGAGTGTGTGGAGACTCTCCTTCAACGTGGCGCCAGTGCATGTGTGAAGGACATTCGGGGTCTCTCCCCTATTCACTTGGCATCCGCTTGTGGACGAGTGGGCATCCTCGGCGCTATGCTGCAGGCTGACGGGACCTCTAACGGCCTTTCGCAGCTCACTGACAACAAAGGCTACACGCCGCTGCACTGGGCCTGCTACAGCGGTACCGAAGCACAGCCTGAAACGGAAAGCTTTGCAGAATACTGAAGTGTTTTTAACCATCTCCTTTCAGGGTGTGATGCTTGTGTGGAGTTGTTGTTAGAGAGGGAAGTCTTCAGGAAGATAAAAGGCAACTCATTCAGCCCATTGCACTGCGCCGTGTAAGCAAATGCATGTTTATACCCCAAGTGTCTCCACATGCGTCACAGTGTGTGttgtctttcagcatgaacgaTAACGAAGGAGTGGCTGAGATGTTGATAGATTCCCTCGGTGCAAACATTGTCAAcgccattgactccaagggcaggTGAGAGACACGTAAgcgaccacttcctgtttcgaTAATAATCTGACCCTCTTCTTGTTGTTATGGATGAAGGTCCCCGCTTCACGCTGCCGCTTTCTCAGACCGTGTTGAATGCATTTCCCTGCTGCTGAGCCACGGTGCCCATGCCAATGTTGTGGACGGGCACACGTGCAGAACACCGCTGATGATGGCAGCTCTAAACGGACAAACCAACGCCGTGGGTCAGTAGAGTAGTTATCATGCGTCATCTTTTGACTAGTTAGGCTCCATTTTGTAATTCTTCTTTGATGTGTTGCAGAGGTGCTGGTGAGCAGCACCAAAGCTGACTTTGGTCTGCAGGACGCTGACAGGAACACTGCCTTGCATTTGGCTTGTAGCAAGGTAAGATGCACATGTTTAACTCCCCACGAGAGCTTGAAATTGCTTGTGCTTACAATTAATTGCTTAGATTTCACTACTATTTGATGGTGacataaaaacacaatcaaaatAAGGTTTCTGTGCAGcaaagctgctctataggacttcATATCTCAATCCAAAAGGGAGCAAaattagcattttcaagcataaaaatggctaaaataaccatagtacaaatataaggcattcagaagatgtatTCACAGATTCTgtggtgatatgtagtattctaaactggtcactaggtgtcagtaatgctactgtAATATTTGATCGACGGGAAAAACAGGCTTTTTATTGCacgtttgaattatctcacaacaggcataatAATCACTAACACGGGATACTGTGGCAgccgtaacccacgccaagctaaaacccaACTCTGAACCTCCGCCATCACACATTTGCAGCAACACAGACGGGTATGAGTATGAGGCTTCTTTTctgttatgtctattatattgggtaatacgagtgtaaaaggggggggggctgcacggaggacgagtggttagcgcgcagacctcacagctaggcgacccgagttcaataccaccctcggccatctctgtgtggagtttgcatgttctccccgtgcatgcgtgggttttctccgggtactccggtttcctcccacattccaaaaacatgctaggttaattggcgactccaaattgtccataggtatgaatgtgagtgtgaatggttgtttgtctatacaggtaagggccagaaaattagaatattttcataaacttgatttatttcagtcattgtgttcaaaaggtataacttttacattatatttaatcattgcacacagactgatgcatttcaaatgtttatttctttaattttgatgattataggtggcaacaaatgaaaatccgaaattccgtgggtcagaaaattagaatattacctaaggccaatacaaaaaaaggatttttagaaatgttggccaactgaaaagtatgaacgtgaaaaatatgagaatgtacagtactcaatacttggttggagctccttttgcctcaatgactgcattaatgcggcgtggcatggagtcgatcagtttctggcactgctcaggtgttatgagagcccaggttgctttgatagtggccttcagctcttctgcatttttgggtcTGGCATTCTGCATCTTCCTCTTAACAATACCCCACAGATTTTCGATGGGGCTAAGGTCAGGCGAGTTGGCTGGCCAATTGAGAACAGAAATATCATGGTCCTTAAACCAGGCACTGGTAGATTTGGTGCTGTGTGCAGGCGCCAAGTCCTGTTGGAACGTAAAATCCCCATCTCCATAAAGCaggtcagcagcaggaagcatgaagtgctctaaaacttgctggtagacggctgcgttgaccttggatctcaggaaacagagtggaccgacaccagcagatgacatggcaccccaaaccatcactgatggtggaaacttcacactagacttcaagcaacgtggatcctgtgcctctcctctcttcctccagactctgggacctcgatttccaaaggaaatgcaaaatttgctttcatcagaaaacataactttggaccactcagcagcagtccagctctttttttccttagcccaggtgagacgcttttcgcgctgtttcttgttcaaaagaggcttgacacgaggtatgcggcagttgaaacccatgtctttcatgcgtctcttggtggtggatcttgaagcactgactcctgcagcagtccagtccttgtgaatctcccccacatttttgaatgggttttttttccacaatcttcaccagggcgcggtgattcctatcgcttgtacactttttcctaccacagtttttccttccctttgcctctccattaatgtgtttggacacagaggtttgagaacagccaaccttttcagcaataaccttttgagtcttgccctccttgtgcaatgtgtcaatggttgccttttggacagctgtcaaatctgaagtcttccccatgtttgtgtaagcttcagaactggactgagagaccatttaaagccctttgcaggacaccaggtgtcttcaaaattgaaccctttcacaatattctaattttctgacccacggaatttcggattttcatttgttgccacctataatcatcaaaattaaagaaataaacatttgaaatgcatcagtctgtgtgcaatgattaaatataatgtaaaagttataccttttgaacacaatgactgaaataaatcaagtttatgaaaatattctaattttctggcccttacctgtatgtgccctgtgattggctggcgaccagtccagggtgtaccccgcctcttgcctgaagacagctgggataggctccagcacccctgcgacccttgtgaggataagcgatagaaaatgaatgaatgaaagtgtaaatgggactataggggtgttattacatgtccagagagctcgaaaaatgttaaaagctgtatttagaaaggcaaaaacagttgttttttttatgctctaactacaaaaatattcaattcacaCACAGAGTTCACTTATCATGTTCGgatctggaagcaattaaccgcgataaacgagggattactataCTTGTATGTTTAATTTACCAACTGTCAAATGTACTGTACAATATTTAATGAAACCCATGGAAGTGAGTTACTAAGATAATGTTTattataggtaggtaggttgctGTGGTGTCACAGGGACagccatgtttatttttatttcgctcaccaaaatattacaaacaccTCTCACGTTGATGGAAGACAGCGTTACATGACTGCAAACTAAATGTTCAATAAACTTGTTCAATGAATACCTTCAATTTGTGTCCCCAGGGTCATGAGACATGTGCCTTGTTGATCCTGGAGAAGATGAGCGATAAAAACCTCATCAACTGCACCAACGCTGCCCTGCGCACGTATGTCGTCATCTCGTTGACATTTCCTTGATCGACCTTGATCATTTCATGAATTCCTGAATGAATTTTCTGCAGGCCGCTTCATGTCGCAGCCAGGAATGGTTTAACGGTGGTCGTCCAGGAACTTCTTGGAAAAGGAGCAAGCGTACAAGCAGTGGATGAAAACGGTTTGCCTCACTGGGAGTTTGATACCCAAACAATGACTCGGTGGTTCCTCGGTGGTCACTTCTGTTCCTCCCCTCTGTCTAGGTTACACACCAGCTCTGGCCTGCGCCCCCACCCGTGACGTGGCTGACTGCCTGGCACTCATCCTCAACTCCATGATGCCCACCTCGCCTATGGTCACCATAGCAGATTTGCCTGCGTTCTCTCTCCCTCAGACGATCAAGCACCACTCCGTCTCCAATCACATCACAAAGGGCGTGGCTTTCCACACGCTGCCTCCTCTGAGGCCGGACCGCGCTTCGTACTGCAGGCTGGAGCACCCCTTGTCCTCGCTCCCTGCGGACGAAGAACTGAATGACTCTGATTCAGAGACCtactgaactctgcccccccatCGTGTGTTGAAAGCCTTAAGATCACAGAGAAAACAAGATGGGTAAAGTGTATGATGTAACGCCCCCTGCcccgccaaaaaaaaattacactacATCACTCCCTGGTAGAAGgccaatgtttttatttgctttatatTTAAACTCCTGGAGGTTCTTGGAATCATCTCACTAATTTTCTTCACATTTAGTGACAGGAAGCTCAGAGGACTAAGGAACAAAATGTATCATTCTACATGGGACCACGTGGATGAAGGGTCTTTATGGCTGTTATCAAACAGCGATCATGGTCAACCACTTTGCAGTTTGAGGATGTACTTTACATTTTACAGAGGGACGTTGCAGCAGTTGCAGCCACACCTTGATGTTTATgtactgaagtgtgtgtgtgtgtgtgtgtgtgtcagtgagagagagagagagcaatgtacagtatgtgtgtggaaattaataaatattgccTTTTTGGAAATTAGCACTTCTCCTGCACAATGAACTCAAACTTGTTACATGATTTCAAGTTGGTATTACTAATCTTACATCTTGTTTTCTCCTGCCAGCATCACAGTGCATCATTGGTTGTCCAGGTGATAGACACGTCCATACAAGCATGCAGTGACAAGACCCCCTGCCACGTTTGAATGTGTCATGGTCACCTTCCCATCTCCCGTCTTCACCACGTGTTCAGGCTGTTCCAGGATGTAACCACTCACCAGAACAGATGGGTATACATATTTGGTCCCAAACCGTCCTTCCAGCGTAAAGGTGAGTTTAGTCGCTGCCTCTTCTACTTCCTGCCCACAGGAGCTGGCCTCCAAACCTGCACAGCGGACCACTGCACACACCTGCAAACAGGAGGAGAGCGCATCACCATTAGTAGGTTGTGCATGGCCGATAACATTTTTTGAAATGTACATAGTTGTACATAcgcatacgtacatatatacactaaGGGTGTGgggaaaataatcaatattaattGATGCATTGATGCGCATGTGtgagtgcatcggctcattcactgggtatggacgCAATTGACGCGTGAAATCTAGATTTAACTCGATgcatttgtgggtatcggtaaaatccgatgcaagcgctgttttattaatgttaaatattaatgcccatatgctgttccccaggtacTTTGAATGCACCCTCATTTGTGTCTTATATTGAACAGGGATGTAACAGCAGAGCGCAGTCGGCTTCCTCCTGAATTTTGAAACAATTTTTAAAGTGTATAAAgttgttttacactttctgctcctcactactgtattagcctacctCCTAGTGATAAGCATATAagcagtatgttttgcagacaAGAATATAAgcaaacattgattgcactgttgaaagtgtcactttaactttttgTTGCTgcgtacactttttttttacagcagtaattatggttaattgttttactccactgaaccactgctattgtaattgcatagccgatgggaaagtgtgaggaaaatagtttttaaaaacttgttgctgttttacgatggcaaaaagaattagcaagaagtggtgcatagtaaaaaaaagaaaaacaagattttagttgaatttactgccaaatGCCGAGacggaataaagccaaatacttTTTGTTGTACCAcaatgactatttttttttctttgcttatttgcatcatgttgaattgcatcatattgtatcagattgcattgatttgaactaaatgattatcgcatcTTATcacatcgtgaagagggtgaatcgcatcgtatcgccagaaaattccatgtatcgttaaagtatcatATCGCTGGCAGTGAATcaagatgtgtatcgaatcatcctcagtgctgagattcacacccccaGTGTGCATGCGCAAATTACTCATTattagaaataatgaaataaataagttaccgcattattttttttatgttttgtatatatataatatatgacagaaacctcacacacactcaacaggggcctgagaagcatccaaaaatggcataaaatgccagattttgaatttggtgatttttgaaaaaaacgtaaggggttagtatgtcgtttttttcaatttgcttttaaagcacttttctgtcaaaaataaaagtggaaacctcaca comes from the Doryrhamphus excisus isolate RoL2022-K1 chromosome 14, RoL_Dexc_1.0, whole genome shotgun sequence genome and includes:
- the LOC131101447 gene encoding serine/threonine-protein phosphatase 6 regulatory ankyrin repeat subunit A isoform X3; translated protein: MKSERLYMLHPTWETARSLNFSFSQDAVAVLLKHSADVNARDKNWQTPLHVAASNKAVRCAEALVPLLSNVNVSDRAGRTALHHAAFSGHTEMVKLLLSRGANINAFDKKDRRAIHWAAFMGHLEVVKLLVSSGAEVDCKDKKAYTPLHAAASSGMSSTVHYLLGLGVQVNEVNAYGNTALHLACYNGQDVVVSELIKAGACVNQVNERGFSALHFASSSRQGELCQKLLLAHGAHINMRSKDGKTPLHMAATHGRFSCSQALIQNGAEIDCMDKDRNTALHIAARYGHELIITALVKHRASIAKRGIHGMFPLHLAALTGFPDCCRKLLSSGFDIDTPDDYGRTCLHAAAAGGNLECLNLLLNLGADFNSKDSLGRSPLHYASANCNYDCVFALVGSGASVNELDQRGCGPLHYASAADTDGKCVEYLLRNNAEPGVRDQDGYSAVHYASAYGRTLSLELMASETPLDVLMETSGTDFPSDSEHHGMISPLHLAAYHGHCGALEVLLSSMPDVDVCSPQGCTPLSLASSRGHQECVSMLLHRGASPMTCDYTHRKTALHSAATNGHSGCLRLLMSNNNQHINVDAQDVHKQTALMLAVLNGHTECVYLLLSHGASVQAQDRWGRTALHRGAVTGQEECVETLLQRGASACVKDIRGLSPIHLASACGRVGILGAMLQADGTSNGLSQLTDNKGYTPLHWACYSGCDACVELLLEREVFRKIKGNSFSPLHCAVMNDNEGVAEMLIDSLGANIVNAIDSKGRSPLHAAAFSDRVECISLLLSHGAHANVVDGHTCRTPLMMAALNGQTNAVEVLVSSTKADFGLQDADRNTALHLACSKGHETCALLILEKMSDKNLINCTNAALRTPLHVAARNGLTVVVQELLGKGASVQAVDENGYTPALACAPTRDVADCLALILNSMMPTSPMVTIADLPAFSLPQTIKHHSVSNHITKGVAFHTLPPLRPDRASYCRLEHPLSSLPADEELNDSDSETY
- the LOC131101447 gene encoding serine/threonine-protein phosphatase 6 regulatory ankyrin repeat subunit A isoform X2; protein product: MAVMKIQDQPSLLRAIFNVDPDEVRSLIFKKEDVNIQDNEKRTPLHAASYLGDSEIIELLILSGARVNAKDSKWLTPLHRAVASCSEDAVAVLLKHSADVNARDKNWQTPLHVAASNKAVRCAEALVPLLSNVNVSDRAGRTALHHAAFSGHTEMVKLLLSRGANINAFDKKDRRAIHWAAFMGHLEVVKLLVSSGAEVDCKDKKAYTPLHAAASSGMSSTVHYLLGLGVQVNEVNAYGNTALHLACYNGQDVVVSELIKAGACVNQVNERGFSALHFASSSRQGELCQKLLLAHGAHINMRSKDGKTPLHMAATHGRFSCSQALIQNGAEIDCMDKDRNTALHIAARYGHELIITALVKHRASIAKRGIHGMFPLHLAALTGFPDCCRKLLSSGFDIDTPDDYGRTCLHAAAAGGNLECLNLLLNLGADFNSKDSLGRSPLHYASANCNYDCVFALVGSGASVNELDQRGCGPLHYASAADTDGKCVEYLLRNNAEPGVRDQDGYSAVHYASAYGRTLSLELMASETPLDVLMETSGTDFPSDSEHHGMISPLHLAAYHGHCGALEVLLSSMPDVDVCSPQGCTPLSLASSRGHQECVSMLLHRGASPMTCDYTHRKTALHSAATNGHSGCLRLLMSNNNQHINVDAQDVHKQTALMLAVLNGHTECVYLLLSHGASVQAQDRWGRTALHRGAVTGQEECVETLLQRGASACVKDIRGLSPIHLASACGRVGILGAMLQADGTSNGLSQLTDNKGYTPLHWACYSGCDACVELLLEREVFRKIKGNSFSPLHCAVMNDNEGVAEMLIDSLGANIVNAIDSKGRSPLHAAAFSDRVECISLLLSHGAHANVVDGHTCRTPLMMAALNGQTNAVEVLVSSTKADFGLQDADRNTALHLACSKGHETCALLILEKMSDKNLINCTNAALRTPLHVAARNGLTVVVQELLGKGASVQAVDENGYTPALACAPTRDVADCLALILNSMMPTSPMVTIADLPAFSLPQTIKHHSVSNHITKGVAFHTLPPLRPDRASYCRLEHPLSSLPADEELNDSDSETY
- the LOC131101447 gene encoding serine/threonine-protein phosphatase 6 regulatory ankyrin repeat subunit A isoform X1; amino-acid sequence: MRSERASRVCIVVLEEVEEDEPSFAPPPARPKSTPDRRSHHVPRRAAALEDKPSLLRAIFNVDPDEVRSLIFKKEDVNIQDNEKRTPLHAASYLGDSEIIELLILSGARVNAKDSKWLTPLHRAVASCSEDAVAVLLKHSADVNARDKNWQTPLHVAASNKAVRCAEALVPLLSNVNVSDRAGRTALHHAAFSGHTEMVKLLLSRGANINAFDKKDRRAIHWAAFMGHLEVVKLLVSSGAEVDCKDKKAYTPLHAAASSGMSSTVHYLLGLGVQVNEVNAYGNTALHLACYNGQDVVVSELIKAGACVNQVNERGFSALHFASSSRQGELCQKLLLAHGAHINMRSKDGKTPLHMAATHGRFSCSQALIQNGAEIDCMDKDRNTALHIAARYGHELIITALVKHRASIAKRGIHGMFPLHLAALTGFPDCCRKLLSSGFDIDTPDDYGRTCLHAAAAGGNLECLNLLLNLGADFNSKDSLGRSPLHYASANCNYDCVFALVGSGASVNELDQRGCGPLHYASAADTDGKCVEYLLRNNAEPGVRDQDGYSAVHYASAYGRTLSLELMASETPLDVLMETSGTDFPSDSEHHGMISPLHLAAYHGHCGALEVLLSSMPDVDVCSPQGCTPLSLASSRGHQECVSMLLHRGASPMTCDYTHRKTALHSAATNGHSGCLRLLMSNNNQHINVDAQDVHKQTALMLAVLNGHTECVYLLLSHGASVQAQDRWGRTALHRGAVTGQEECVETLLQRGASACVKDIRGLSPIHLASACGRVGILGAMLQADGTSNGLSQLTDNKGYTPLHWACYSGCDACVELLLEREVFRKIKGNSFSPLHCAVMNDNEGVAEMLIDSLGANIVNAIDSKGRSPLHAAAFSDRVECISLLLSHGAHANVVDGHTCRTPLMMAALNGQTNAVEVLVSSTKADFGLQDADRNTALHLACSKGHETCALLILEKMSDKNLINCTNAALRTPLHVAARNGLTVVVQELLGKGASVQAVDENGYTPALACAPTRDVADCLALILNSMMPTSPMVTIADLPAFSLPQTIKHHSVSNHITKGVAFHTLPPLRPDRASYCRLEHPLSSLPADEELNDSDSETY